In the genome of Trichocoleus sp., the window TCTGCCGGAAGATTGGGTATGTCCAGTCTGTGGCGCGAAGAAAGCAAAGTTTCAACCAGTACTACCAGGGGGAGTTTAGCTGGTTGTATCCCAAAAGGTAATGCGTTCTAAACCGTGAAGTATAGATTGCTGATGACATTGATTATCTGGAGTCAACAACCAGGAAGCACTCTAGTCAAAGCCCTCTCATGTAGTGATTTAAGCATTTTACATTTTCAGTCAATGCTCGTTGAAACATAAGGAAAGCACTACCCAAATTCAAATGGAAATCACACTATGAACATGCTCAACTTCAGGAACAGCATCCGCCTGCTTCTGATTGTCACTCTCTTTTTAGGGACTCTTACCCTCACTTCTCTAGGAGCCATCATGAGTACTGCAAATGCACAAGTCAACAAGCCCACGATCGTGTTCATTCATGGTGCGTTCGCCGAGTCTTCTAGTTGGAACGGTGTATTGACGAAGCTAATCACGAAAGGTTATCCGACTGTTGCTGTGGCTAATCCTCTGCGCGGCGTTAAGAGCGACGCAGATTATGTTGCCAGCGCCCTTAAAGACATCAACGGACCGATCGTGCTGGTTGGACATTCTTACGGAGGCGCGGTGATTACCAATGCCGTCAATGGTAACAGGAACGTGAAAGCACTGGTCTACGTTGCTGGCTTCGCTCCTGATGCGGGCGAGACTGCCATTGAACTCTCAGGACGTTATCCAGGCAGCACACTCGGACCAACACTCGCGCCACCCGTTGAACTGCCCGATGGTGGTAAAGACCTCTACATTCAGCAGGACAAGTTCCACGCCCAGTTTGCTGCGGATGTGCCCGCTAACGACGCGCAACTGATGTCTAGCACCCAGCGCCCGATTACAGAAGCCGCGCTGAACGAAGCCTCCGGTGTGCCCGCATGGAAATCTACTCCGTCCTGGTTTATTTATGGCGATCGCGACTTGAACATTCCTCCAGAGGCACTGTCTTTCATGGCGAACCGTGCTAACTCGAAGGAGACCGTTGTTGTGAATGGCGCGTCCCATGTCGTGATGGTTTCCCATTCAGATGCCGTTGCCAATCTCATCGATCGTGCTGCAACCGCGCCATAGACGAGGCGTAAACGCATCCAGCTACAAGCATCTTCTCTAATTAGTACTTGAATCTAATTGTTCTGATGCTGCCAGCTACATTACAGGTCAGTCTTTCGCAATTGATGGTGGACTCATAGCGAGCTAATTCAAGGAGAGATTTTATGTCAATTTTTGTCTTAGTTCATGGCTCGTGGCATGATGGTTCTGCTTGGCAAGCAGTCGTTGATCATCTAGAAGCGAAAGGACATCAGGCTTTTGCTCCCACGATCGCAGGTCATGGTAAAGGTGTAAATAAAAACGTTAACCATGCTCAATGTACACAATCGATCGTCGATTACATTGTTGGCAAAGACTTAACCGATATTGTTCTCTTAGGCCATAGTTTTGCCGGAACAATCATTGCGAAAGTTGCTGAAGCGATTCCCTCGCGCATTCGACGGCTCATCTTCTTTGATGCCTTTGTCCTCAATGATGGTGAAAGCCTCAGAGATAGCCTTCCACCGCATCTTCAAACATTACTCGACGAGCTAGTTAGAGAATCAAACGATCAGATGATGGTTATACCTTTTGAGATGTGGCGAGAAGCGTTTCTCAATGATGCTGACCTCGATTTGGCTCGATCAAGTTACGCACAACTATCCCTTGAACCGTATCAACCGTGGATTGACAAGCTGGACTTGAAGCAGTTTTACTCACTGCCCATTCCTAAAAGTTACCTCTACTGTACAGAAGATAATGTCCTCCCTCAAGGAGAACAGTGGGGTTGGCATCCCAGGATGTCTAACCGCTTGGGGCTATTTCGGCTTGTACAAATGCCCGGTAGTCACGAGGTCATGTTTTCTAACCCGATCGGTTTAGCCGAAAAGATGATTGTGGCAGGGCGCGACTAGCAGCAGAATTTGCAATCGCCAACCCACCAATGTCGCTGTCATTCAACAAACAATGACCTGAAAAGGAGAAATCATGACAACTACATACCGTCACATACCAGTTGAAGTATCAAGTCTTAATACACCAATGCAAGCAATTTTTGATTATGTTGTGATTGGCGCCGGTTCAGCAGGCTGCGTTGTTGCCAACCGTCTTACAGAAGACCCTAATACTAAAGTATTGCTGCTCGAAGCGGGTGGTCCTGATACCAAGCCAGAACTTCAAGTTCCTTCAGTGTGGCCTACTACACTCTTAGGCTCGGAAGTGGACTGGGCATACTTAACTGAAGGGGAACCTTACTTAAATAACCGCAAAATTTTATCTTCACGCGGTAAAGTCTTGGGCGGCAGCAGTTCGATTAATGGCATGATTTATATACGAGGCAATGAACGTGACTACAATAGCTGGCAAGCGTTAGGTAATATTGGTTGGAGTTATAAGGATGTCTTGCCTTACTTCAAGAAATCGGAAAACCAGCAGCGAGGAGCATCGTTATTTCACGGGGTTGATGGACCACTTAGCATCACAGATCCACTCTCTCCTGCAAAAGTGTCGCAACGCTTTGTGGAAGCCGCGATCGCACAGGGCTATGAGCAAAATCCCGACTTTAATGGCGTACAGCAGGAAGGTGCAGGACTTTACCAAGTGACCGTGAAAGATGGCAAGCGCCAAAGTGCAGCAGTGGCATTTCTGCATCCGATTAAAGATCGCCCCAACTTGACCATTCAAACAGGAGCATTGGTGACTCGTTTACTCTTTGAGGGAAAGCGCGCGGTAGGGGTAGTGTATGTTCAAAACGGAACGGAGTATCAAGTTAGGGTCAACTCCGAAGTGATTTTGAGTGCTGGCGCCTTCGATTCTCCTAAACTGCTAATGCTTTCTGGAATTGGACCAGCTGAACATCTGCGGGCTTCCGGCATTCCGGTAGTTCTTGATTTGCCGGGTGTCGGCCAGAATCTTCAAGATCACCCACTTGCTGTTATTGCCTACCAGTCTACTCAGGACGTGCCACTTGCGCCAAGTAGTAATGGGGGAGAGGCTGGGTTATTTCTGCATACCAACAATGATTTAGATGCGGCGCCTAATTTGCAATTTACAATTGTTCCGATTTTATATGTCGATCCTGCCTATGCACGTGAAGGACCGGCATTCACCCTTCCCTTTTACATCACCCGTCCCGAAAGTCGTGGTAGCGTAAGACTACGTTCCTCCTCCCCCTTCGACCCACCGTTGATTCGGGTCAACTATCTTCAAAAAGAATCTGACATGCAACTGATGGTTGAAGGACTTAAAATTTTGCGTCAAATTGTGTACTCCGATGCGTTTAATGAGTTTCGGGGCGAGGAAATTGCTCCAGGGAGTTCCGTGCATAGCGACAAAGCAATTGAAGATTATATTCGGCAAACGTGCGGTACGGCATGGCATCCTGTTGGGACGTGCAAAATGGGTATTGATCAAATGGCGGTTGTCGATCCTCAACTCAAGGTACGGGGGATTGAAGGGTTACGAGTTGTTGATGCATCGATTATGCCAACTATGATCACAGGAAACACAAATGCATCGGCAATTATGATTGGAGAAAAGGCTGCCGATTTGATAAAAGTTGGAACAAAAGCCTCAATGATGGTGTAAGCCT includes:
- a CDS encoding alpha/beta hydrolase, giving the protein MNMLNFRNSIRLLLIVTLFLGTLTLTSLGAIMSTANAQVNKPTIVFIHGAFAESSSWNGVLTKLITKGYPTVAVANPLRGVKSDADYVASALKDINGPIVLVGHSYGGAVITNAVNGNRNVKALVYVAGFAPDAGETAIELSGRYPGSTLGPTLAPPVELPDGGKDLYIQQDKFHAQFAADVPANDAQLMSSTQRPITEAALNEASGVPAWKSTPSWFIYGDRDLNIPPEALSFMANRANSKETVVVNGASHVVMVSHSDAVANLIDRAATAP
- a CDS encoding alpha/beta fold hydrolase, with the protein product MSIFVLVHGSWHDGSAWQAVVDHLEAKGHQAFAPTIAGHGKGVNKNVNHAQCTQSIVDYIVGKDLTDIVLLGHSFAGTIIAKVAEAIPSRIRRLIFFDAFVLNDGESLRDSLPPHLQTLLDELVRESNDQMMVIPFEMWREAFLNDADLDLARSSYAQLSLEPYQPWIDKLDLKQFYSLPIPKSYLYCTEDNVLPQGEQWGWHPRMSNRLGLFRLVQMPGSHEVMFSNPIGLAEKMIVAGRD
- a CDS encoding GMC family oxidoreductase N-terminal domain-containing protein, translated to MTTTYRHIPVEVSSLNTPMQAIFDYVVIGAGSAGCVVANRLTEDPNTKVLLLEAGGPDTKPELQVPSVWPTTLLGSEVDWAYLTEGEPYLNNRKILSSRGKVLGGSSSINGMIYIRGNERDYNSWQALGNIGWSYKDVLPYFKKSENQQRGASLFHGVDGPLSITDPLSPAKVSQRFVEAAIAQGYEQNPDFNGVQQEGAGLYQVTVKDGKRQSAAVAFLHPIKDRPNLTIQTGALVTRLLFEGKRAVGVVYVQNGTEYQVRVNSEVILSAGAFDSPKLLMLSGIGPAEHLRASGIPVVLDLPGVGQNLQDHPLAVIAYQSTQDVPLAPSSNGGEAGLFLHTNNDLDAAPNLQFTIVPILYVDPAYAREGPAFTLPFYITRPESRGSVRLRSSSPFDPPLIRVNYLQKESDMQLMVEGLKILRQIVYSDAFNEFRGEEIAPGSSVHSDKAIEDYIRQTCGTAWHPVGTCKMGIDQMAVVDPQLKVRGIEGLRVVDASIMPTMITGNTNASAIMIGEKAADLIKVGTKASMMV